The following are from one region of the Natronosporangium hydrolyticum genome:
- a CDS encoding DUF4190 domain-containing protein — translation MSQPSSGDWSDPYHPQPGSGSVHEQPTQMGYPTADPYQPAGSAEQQQSFGSPPPGYNPPPGYSPPPGYSPPPGYSPPPGQPYATAPAPYQPRSTNGMAIASLVCSLAGLMVCLSAPVGAILGHIARKQIRERGEEGDGMALAGIVIGWILTGLCGLGVAGYITVIAIAISQEGSL, via the coding sequence ATGTCACAACCTTCGTCCGGCGACTGGTCGGACCCGTACCACCCGCAACCCGGTTCGGGCTCGGTCCACGAGCAGCCGACCCAGATGGGTTACCCCACCGCCGACCCCTACCAGCCAGCGGGCTCGGCCGAGCAACAGCAGAGCTTCGGGTCACCGCCGCCCGGTTACAACCCCCCGCCGGGCTACAGCCCCCCGCCGGGCTACAGCCCGCCGCCCGGCTACAGCCCGCCGCCCGGCCAGCCGTACGCTACCGCCCCCGCTCCGTACCAGCCACGGTCGACCAACGGCATGGCTATCGCGTCGCTCGTGTGCTCGCTGGCCGGGCTGATGGTGTGCCTGTCCGCACCGGTCGGGGCGATCCTCGGCCATATCGCCCGCAAGCAGATCCGGGAGCGCGGCGAGGAGGGCGACGGGATGGCCCTCGCCGGCATCGTCATCGGCTGGATCCTGACCGGGCTGTGCGGGCTCGGCGTCGCCGGCTACATCACCGTTATCGCGATCGCGATCTCTCAGGAGGGGTCACTCTGA
- a CDS encoding DUF4190 domain-containing protein: MAVTSMSLSLAGAVLLVCLSFCFIFLSVIVLPIAIVGAILGHVGLKQCRERGEGGRGMALTGVIVGWIGAGLSVLLLLAAILFFTTSF; the protein is encoded by the coding sequence ATGGCGGTCACCTCGATGTCGCTGTCGTTGGCAGGGGCAGTCCTCCTGGTCTGCCTCTCGTTCTGCTTCATTTTCCTCAGTGTGATCGTGCTACCGATCGCGATCGTCGGCGCGATCCTCGGGCACGTCGGGTTGAAACAGTGCCGAGAGCGCGGCGAGGGCGGCCGGGGCATGGCCCTCACCGGGGTGATCGTGGGGTGGATCGGTGCCGGCCTCTCGGTGCTGCTGCTGCTCGCGGCCATCCTGTTCTTCACCACGTCCTTCTAG
- a CDS encoding DMT family transporter: MSSLRTAPPLTIAALFVAVVGVSSSAPLIAYAAAPALAVAYWRNALAVAVLAPVATALPTPRRELRTLLTGPEGRVSIVAGVALAAHFGAWVPSVRMTTVAAATALVATQPVWQGLIARAQGRQLPRAMWWGISLAVAGAVATTGADLAGSLRAVAGDGLALLGAVAGAVYTAAGERVRATVSTLSYTTVCYSSCTVVLLAVCLAGGVPLTGYPATAWLAIGGLVLGAQLLGHSMFSYALRRVSAPTVSVLILLEVPGATLLGWWWLGQLPEPATWPGLTLLVIGVAVVIRAGYQAPPPQARAIV; the protein is encoded by the coding sequence GTGTCCTCCCTGCGCACGGCGCCGCCATTGACGATCGCCGCGCTGTTCGTCGCGGTGGTCGGAGTCTCTTCCTCAGCCCCGCTGATCGCCTACGCGGCCGCCCCCGCCCTGGCGGTCGCGTACTGGCGAAACGCGTTGGCGGTGGCGGTACTGGCGCCGGTCGCGACTGCGTTGCCGACGCCGCGGCGGGAGCTGCGCACGCTGTTGACCGGACCGGAGGGTCGGGTCAGCATCGTCGCCGGGGTGGCGCTCGCGGCGCACTTCGGGGCGTGGGTGCCGAGCGTACGGATGACCACCGTGGCGGCGGCGACCGCGCTGGTCGCCACCCAGCCGGTCTGGCAAGGGCTGATCGCCCGGGCACAGGGCCGGCAGCTGCCGCGGGCCATGTGGTGGGGGATCAGTCTCGCGGTCGCCGGTGCGGTGGCCACCACCGGCGCCGACCTTGCCGGGTCGCTGCGGGCGGTGGCGGGGGACGGGCTGGCCCTGCTCGGCGCGGTGGCGGGAGCGGTCTATACGGCGGCCGGGGAGCGGGTCCGGGCGACCGTCAGCACGCTGAGCTACACCACCGTGTGCTACAGCTCGTGCACCGTGGTGCTGCTGGCGGTGTGCCTGGCCGGCGGGGTTCCGCTCACCGGTTACCCGGCCACGGCTTGGCTGGCGATCGGTGGGTTGGTGCTCGGGGCCCAGCTGCTGGGTCACTCGATGTTCAGCTACGCCCTCCGGCGGGTCTCCGCCCCGACGGTAAGCGTTCTGATCTTGCTCGAGGTGCCGGGCGCGACGCTGCTCGGCTGGTGGTGGCTGGGGCAGTTGCCGGAACCGGCGACCTGGCCGGGCCTGACGCTGCTGGTGATCGGGGTGGCGGTGGTGATCCGCGCCGGCTACCAGGCGCCTCCGCCGCAGGCGCGGGCGATAGTCTAG
- a CDS encoding sensor histidine kinase, with translation MESFVHEAFFYRGRDEFLAATVPFIEKGLAQDEPVLAATQPANLSRLRAALGTTVSQLHLVDLVRAGRNPGRILPAVLLAFVHAHAGRRVWMISEATWPGRSDLEYPACVQHEALANVAAAETEAIMRCPYDAESLPPTAITDAERTHPVVFSPEGSHPSTQYADPFTVAEECNLPLSAPPADAVTFPVAIAQLAGLRQFVAEQGEKAGLPAARIADAIIAANELASNTLDHDGGPGTLACWTEADHLVCQLDDHGHIGDPLAGRLPPGAEALAGRGLYVVNQLCDLVRIHTRPGRTTIRVLIGPGEGAPRLRW, from the coding sequence ATGGAATCCTTCGTCCATGAGGCGTTCTTCTACCGTGGCCGGGACGAGTTTCTCGCCGCCACGGTGCCCTTCATCGAGAAGGGGCTCGCGCAGGACGAACCAGTGCTGGCGGCGACGCAGCCGGCGAATCTGTCCCGGCTGCGGGCGGCGCTGGGCACCACGGTCAGCCAGCTGCACCTGGTGGACCTGGTGCGGGCCGGCCGGAATCCGGGCCGGATCTTACCGGCGGTGCTGCTCGCGTTCGTGCACGCCCACGCTGGTCGCCGGGTCTGGATGATCAGCGAGGCGACCTGGCCCGGCCGCTCCGATCTGGAGTATCCAGCCTGTGTCCAGCATGAGGCGCTGGCCAACGTCGCGGCAGCGGAGACTGAAGCGATCATGCGGTGTCCGTATGATGCCGAGTCGCTGCCGCCCACCGCGATAACTGACGCGGAGCGCACCCACCCGGTGGTCTTCTCCCCGGAGGGGAGTCACCCCAGCACCCAGTACGCCGACCCGTTCACCGTGGCGGAGGAGTGCAACCTGCCGTTGTCGGCGCCGCCGGCCGACGCAGTCACGTTCCCGGTCGCCATCGCCCAGCTGGCGGGCCTTCGGCAGTTCGTCGCCGAGCAAGGCGAGAAGGCGGGGCTGCCGGCGGCCCGGATCGCCGACGCGATCATCGCGGCGAACGAGCTGGCCAGCAATACGCTCGATCATGATGGCGGCCCGGGGACGCTGGCCTGCTGGACCGAGGCGGACCACCTCGTCTGCCAGTTGGACGACCACGGCCACATCGGCGACCCGCTCGCCGGGCGGCTCCCGCCGGGCGCGGAGGCGTTGGCCGGGCGGGGTCTCTACGTCGTCAACCAGCTCTGCGATCTGGTCCGGATCCACACCCGACCAGGTCGCACCACCATCCGGGTGCTGATCGGGCCGGGGGAAGGGGCGCCGCGGCTGCGGTGGTGA
- a CDS encoding MEDS domain-containing protein, whose product MAHPTTVDRLALGDHVCWTFQGEGERLDAMARFVSAGLEHGHKVVYSTASLAPAAVLAGLRARGVRVAEPARTGQLQAQSSATAFTAAGDFSADQLLDAYATEIARSDREGYAGVRIIGDMAWASDSAVTTEALAEFEVRANALFAQGHAVGLCQYDRRQFPATALRRVGAAHFGTTWSETDQRWSPLLRMTRTENPPGLRLVGEVDISNYDAFTGVLRAAVAEQRADPRPTALVIDAGALRFVDARGVGLLVEAAATAPAGVHLRCCQPVLAQSIAAVEPGAPGLTVSFSDTGAT is encoded by the coding sequence ATGGCACACCCGACGACCGTGGACCGACTCGCCCTCGGGGACCACGTATGCTGGACGTTTCAGGGCGAAGGTGAACGCCTCGACGCAATGGCCAGGTTCGTCTCTGCCGGATTGGAGCACGGGCACAAGGTGGTCTACAGCACAGCCTCGTTGGCGCCGGCGGCGGTGCTCGCGGGGCTGCGTGCCCGGGGGGTGAGGGTTGCGGAGCCCGCTCGCACCGGCCAGCTGCAGGCCCAGAGCTCCGCCACGGCATTCACCGCGGCCGGCGACTTCTCTGCCGATCAGCTACTCGACGCCTACGCCACCGAGATCGCCCGGTCCGACCGCGAGGGGTACGCCGGGGTCCGGATCATCGGCGACATGGCCTGGGCGAGCGACTCGGCGGTGACCACCGAGGCGCTCGCCGAGTTCGAGGTCCGGGCGAACGCGCTGTTCGCCCAGGGGCACGCGGTCGGGCTGTGCCAGTACGACCGGCGCCAGTTCCCCGCGACGGCCCTGCGCCGGGTGGGCGCTGCGCACTTTGGCACGACCTGGTCCGAGACCGACCAGCGGTGGTCGCCGCTGCTGCGGATGACCAGGACCGAGAACCCGCCCGGCCTCCGGTTGGTCGGCGAGGTGGACATCAGTAACTATGATGCGTTCACCGGCGTGTTGCGGGCGGCGGTCGCCGAGCAGCGGGCAGACCCGCGGCCAACGGCGTTGGTGATCGATGCCGGGGCGTTGCGCTTTGTCGATGCGCGGGGGGTGGGGTTGCTGGTGGAGGCCGCGGCGACCGCCCCGGCAGGGGTCCACCTTCGTTGTTGCCAGCCGGTGCTCGCCCAGAGCATCGCGGCGGTCGAGCCCGGCGCCCCGGGGCTTACCGTGAGCTTCTCCGACACCGGAGCTACGTGA
- a CDS encoding Mrp/NBP35 family ATP-binding protein, which yields MAAEATTMTDAVQAALATVDDPEIKKPVTELGMVRDVTIGEGGEVQVELLLTVAGCPLKDKLRNDITTAVGRVAGVTAVSVEFGVMSSEQRQELQQRLRGGSGGGEPVIPFAQPGSRTRVYAVASGKGGVGKSSVTVNLAAALAQRGLSVGVIDADIYGHSVPRMLGATGRPTQVEDMIMPVPAHGIKVISIGMFTANNAAVVWRGPMLHRALQQFLADVWWGELDVLLLDLPPGTGDIAISVAQLLPNAEILVVTTPQVAAAEVAERAGGIALQTHQRLVGVVENMSWLELPSGERMEVFGAGGGQAVSDSLTTLVGGPVPLLGQVPLDTAVRETGDEGNPLVLTSPDSPAAKALITIADQLAVRRESLAGKPLGLQPTPR from the coding sequence ATGGCTGCCGAAGCGACCACCATGACCGACGCGGTGCAGGCTGCCCTGGCCACGGTTGACGACCCGGAGATCAAGAAGCCGGTTACCGAGCTCGGGATGGTCCGGGATGTCACCATCGGGGAGGGCGGCGAGGTCCAGGTCGAGCTATTGCTCACCGTGGCCGGTTGCCCACTCAAAGACAAGCTGCGCAACGACATCACCACCGCCGTAGGCCGGGTCGCCGGGGTCACCGCGGTCTCGGTCGAGTTCGGCGTCATGTCCTCCGAACAACGCCAGGAGCTGCAACAACGCCTCCGCGGCGGCAGCGGCGGGGGAGAGCCGGTGATCCCGTTCGCGCAGCCCGGCTCTCGCACCCGGGTGTACGCGGTCGCCTCCGGCAAGGGGGGCGTCGGGAAGTCGAGCGTGACCGTCAACCTCGCGGCGGCCCTGGCCCAGCGGGGCCTCTCGGTCGGCGTGATCGACGCCGACATCTACGGTCACAGCGTCCCCCGGATGCTCGGGGCGACCGGCCGCCCGACCCAGGTCGAAGACATGATCATGCCGGTGCCCGCCCACGGCATCAAGGTCATCTCGATCGGCATGTTCACCGCCAACAACGCCGCAGTGGTGTGGCGCGGCCCGATGCTGCACCGGGCACTGCAGCAGTTCCTCGCCGATGTCTGGTGGGGCGAGCTGGACGTGCTGCTGCTGGACCTCCCCCCGGGCACCGGCGACATCGCGATCTCGGTAGCGCAGCTGCTCCCCAACGCGGAGATCCTCGTGGTCACCACGCCGCAGGTAGCGGCGGCGGAGGTCGCCGAGCGGGCCGGCGGCATCGCGCTGCAGACTCATCAGCGGTTGGTCGGAGTCGTCGAAAACATGTCGTGGCTGGAGCTACCCTCCGGCGAGCGGATGGAGGTGTTCGGCGCCGGTGGCGGGCAGGCCGTCTCGGACTCGCTGACCACACTGGTGGGCGGGCCGGTGCCACTGCTCGGCCAGGTGCCGCTGGACACCGCGGTCCGGGAGACCGGTGACGAGGGCAATCCGCTCGTCCTCACCTCGCCGGACAGCCCGGCCGCCAAAGCTCTGATCACCATCGCCGATCAGCTGGCGGTGCGCCGGGAGTCGCTCGCCGGCAAACCGTTGGGTCTGCAGCCCACGCCCCGCTGA
- a CDS encoding S1C family serine protease has product MSDGAPWTGPSRAVPPGPPPTEPGATIPARSADFWWSDGQHDPWRNPATPTEIVVAAPSAPDLPELEPVADPTAATGGRLRLVPVVLVTALLVGLVAGAMGGTLGYRFGAGQAPGTVLGAGPEADPAAVAQRPPESLAAVVDQVAPSVVTVRSTGRGGGTVGSGFVVSSDGHVLTNDHVLGAGGVPPTVTRHDGETVTADVVGRDAEADIAVLHVPQLAAPSVRFGDSETVAVGDQVLAFGSPLALANTVTSGIVSAVDRTIVAGDPGDETRYYAAIQTDAAVNQGNSGGPLVDAAGQVVGMNSVIKSVASSAEEAANIGLAFAIPISHAQRVAQELIDTGTARRTVIGAELDRVSRSAGGGVRLSAVVDDGPAAEAGLQAGDVLVRMQDRQLAEPADLIALVRKHPPGAVVTVEYLRGGAPAQAAVTLVADGD; this is encoded by the coding sequence GTGAGCGACGGCGCACCCTGGACCGGACCGTCGAGGGCCGTCCCGCCGGGGCCGCCCCCGACCGAGCCGGGGGCGACCATCCCGGCTCGGTCGGCCGACTTCTGGTGGTCTGACGGCCAGCACGACCCATGGCGCAACCCCGCCACCCCGACCGAGATCGTGGTGGCGGCGCCGTCCGCGCCCGACCTGCCGGAGCTGGAGCCGGTAGCCGATCCGACCGCGGCCACCGGCGGCCGGCTCCGGCTGGTGCCGGTGGTGCTGGTCACCGCCCTGCTGGTCGGCCTGGTCGCCGGCGCCATGGGCGGCACCCTCGGGTACCGGTTCGGTGCCGGGCAGGCGCCGGGCACGGTGCTGGGAGCCGGTCCGGAGGCCGATCCGGCGGCGGTGGCCCAACGGCCGCCCGAGAGCCTCGCCGCGGTGGTGGATCAGGTCGCCCCGAGCGTGGTGACGGTCCGCTCCACCGGCCGCGGTGGCGGCACGGTCGGCTCCGGCTTCGTCGTCTCCTCCGATGGGCACGTGCTCACCAACGACCACGTGCTCGGGGCCGGCGGAGTGCCGCCGACCGTCACCCGGCACGACGGCGAGACGGTGACCGCCGACGTGGTCGGCCGCGATGCCGAGGCCGACATCGCCGTCCTGCATGTGCCGCAGCTCGCCGCGCCATCGGTCCGGTTCGGCGACTCCGAGACGGTGGCCGTCGGTGATCAGGTGCTCGCATTCGGCTCGCCGCTGGCGTTGGCCAACACCGTGACCTCGGGCATCGTCAGCGCGGTGGACCGCACTATCGTCGCGGGTGACCCGGGCGATGAGACCCGGTATTACGCCGCGATCCAGACCGACGCCGCGGTCAACCAGGGCAACTCCGGCGGCCCGCTGGTGGACGCGGCTGGCCAGGTCGTCGGCATGAACTCCGTGATCAAATCAGTGGCGTCGTCGGCGGAGGAGGCGGCGAACATCGGTCTCGCCTTCGCCATCCCGATCAGCCACGCCCAACGGGTGGCCCAGGAGTTGATCGACACCGGCACCGCGCGCCGGACGGTCATCGGCGCGGAGCTCGACCGGGTGAGCCGCTCCGCCGGGGGCGGTGTTCGGCTCTCCGCGGTGGTCGACGACGGGCCCGCGGCCGAGGCCGGGCTACAGGCCGGTGATGTTCTGGTACGGATGCAGGACCGGCAGCTCGCCGAGCCTGCCGACCTGATCGCGCTGGTTCGCAAGCATCCGCCGGGTGCGGTGGTCACCGTCGAGTATCTACGCGGCGGCGCCCCTGCCCAGGCCGCCGTGACGCTCGTCGCCGACGGCGACTGA
- a CDS encoding leucyl aminopeptidase family protein — protein MLVVRLAAGAAPAASLALPVAPGAEGAPATLVAPARPVPEQLAVECAAMVKQAPHRGGAGSVSSLPRPLGKPHRVLLVGVGGGAEGDWRAAGAALARAASRETALTVSLPAEVGAPAVRGLAEGLLLASYRYRLGADPPGQAPQLRRVAIQVDDPGRYQAALATAQAVAEVTAFARDLTNAPAAQKTPAWFVRQVTKLAAKAGPASQLKVRAREVAELRRDGFGGILAVGAGSVNPPRLLEVSWRPRGAGQHVALVGKGITFDTGGISLKPAAAMKLMRKDMAGGAAVAAAALGAARLRLPVRVTALVPLAENMVGGAAQRPGDVIRHWGGKTSEVRNTDAEGRLVLADALAYAATRLRPDRLVDLATLTGANAVALGKRTGALYSEDADLAGELAAAAAGAGERVWRMPLVEDYIDALGSDLADLNNAPEGGAGSVLAALYLREFTGAARSRWAHIDMSAPSWAERDDGELSRGATGWGVRTLLRWLGSDVAIPEE, from the coding sequence GTGCTTGTAGTTCGACTTGCGGCCGGCGCGGCGCCGGCCGCTTCGCTCGCGCTGCCGGTGGCGCCGGGTGCGGAGGGGGCGCCGGCAACGCTGGTCGCCCCCGCCCGCCCGGTCCCCGAGCAGCTGGCCGTTGAGTGCGCGGCGATGGTGAAGCAGGCACCGCATCGGGGCGGTGCCGGGTCGGTCTCCTCCCTGCCCCGGCCGCTCGGAAAACCGCATCGGGTGCTGCTGGTCGGGGTGGGCGGCGGCGCCGAGGGTGACTGGCGGGCCGCTGGCGCCGCGCTCGCCCGGGCGGCCAGCCGGGAGACCGCGCTGACCGTGTCCCTCCCAGCGGAGGTCGGTGCGCCCGCGGTGCGCGGACTGGCCGAAGGGCTGCTGCTCGCCTCCTACCGGTACCGGCTCGGCGCCGACCCCCCGGGCCAGGCGCCGCAGCTGCGTCGGGTCGCGATCCAGGTCGACGACCCGGGCCGCTACCAGGCGGCGCTGGCGACCGCCCAGGCGGTGGCGGAGGTCACCGCTTTCGCGCGGGATCTGACCAACGCTCCCGCTGCGCAGAAGACCCCGGCGTGGTTCGTCCGGCAGGTGACGAAGCTGGCGGCCAAGGCCGGGCCGGCGAGCCAGCTGAAGGTGCGTGCCCGAGAGGTGGCGGAGCTGCGGCGCGACGGTTTCGGCGGGATTCTGGCGGTCGGCGCCGGGTCGGTGAATCCACCCCGGCTGCTGGAGGTCTCCTGGCGGCCGCGCGGCGCCGGTCAGCACGTGGCGCTGGTCGGCAAGGGCATCACCTTCGACACCGGCGGGATCTCGCTCAAGCCGGCCGCCGCCATGAAACTGATGCGCAAGGACATGGCCGGTGGGGCGGCGGTTGCCGCCGCCGCGCTCGGGGCGGCCCGGCTCCGGCTCCCGGTGCGGGTGACCGCGCTGGTGCCGCTGGCCGAAAACATGGTCGGCGGAGCGGCGCAACGGCCCGGCGATGTGATCCGGCACTGGGGCGGCAAGACCAGTGAGGTCCGCAACACCGACGCGGAGGGGCGGCTGGTGCTCGCGGATGCGTTGGCGTATGCGGCGACCCGGCTGCGGCCGGATCGGCTGGTCGATCTCGCCACCCTCACCGGTGCGAACGCGGTGGCGCTCGGGAAGCGCACCGGCGCCCTCTACAGCGAGGACGCCGATCTCGCCGGTGAGTTGGCGGCGGCGGCGGCCGGCGCTGGCGAGCGAGTGTGGCGGATGCCGCTGGTCGAGGATTACATCGACGCACTCGGTAGCGACCTGGCCGACCTCAATAACGCTCCGGAGGGTGGCGCGGGGTCGGTGCTGGCCGCGCTCTACCTTCGTGAGTTCACCGGTGCTGCCCGGTCCCGCTGGGCACATATCGACATGTCCGCGCCGTCCTGGGCGGAGCGGGACGACGGCGAGTTGAGCCGGGGCGCCACCGGCTGGGGAGTACGCACGCTGTTGCGCTGGCTGGGCTCTGATGTGGCCATACCCGAGGAGTAA
- a CDS encoding DUF3117 domain-containing protein → MAAMKPRTGDGPLEVTKEGRGIVMRVPLEGGGRLVVEMTPDEATALGAALKTAVG, encoded by the coding sequence ATGGCGGCGATGAAGCCGCGGACGGGTGACGGTCCGCTGGAAGTCACCAAGGAGGGCCGGGGCATCGTCATGCGGGTCCCGCTGGAGGGCGGCGGCCGACTTGTGGTGGAGATGACACCGGACGAGGCGACCGCGCTCGGCGCGGCCCTGAAGACCGCTGTCGGCTGA
- a CDS encoding PaaX family transcriptional regulator C-terminal domain-containing protein, with protein MQARSALFDLYGDHLRSRGGEAPVAALVKLLAPLGIAAPAVRTAVSRMVRQGWLAPRRLAAGPGYALTSKAAKRLDDAAGRVYRTARPSWNGRFDLIVLDPPRSRAARSRLAANLAYLGYGTIGERVWVAPRLNDEVDLLLDEAGVRYDRFTATHSAGTDGTASLVERAWDLPALAREYEKFVAELTPVVAEAPARGDDEAAYQARFQLVHAWRTFLFRDPQLPAALLPAPWPGVAAANFFDKHAARLRPAADRFVNHCLA; from the coding sequence ATGCAGGCACGGTCGGCGCTGTTTGACCTCTACGGAGACCACCTTCGTTCCCGCGGCGGGGAGGCGCCGGTCGCCGCGCTCGTCAAATTACTTGCGCCGTTAGGGATCGCCGCGCCCGCCGTCCGGACTGCGGTGTCCCGGATGGTACGGCAAGGCTGGCTGGCGCCGCGCCGGTTGGCCGCCGGCCCCGGCTACGCGCTCACCAGTAAGGCCGCCAAGCGCCTCGACGACGCCGCCGGCCGGGTCTACCGTACCGCCCGGCCGAGTTGGAACGGCCGCTTCGACCTGATCGTGCTCGACCCACCGCGGTCCCGCGCGGCCCGCTCCCGACTCGCCGCCAACCTCGCATACCTCGGTTACGGCACCATCGGCGAGCGGGTTTGGGTGGCGCCCCGGCTCAACGACGAGGTGGACCTGCTCCTCGACGAGGCCGGCGTCCGCTACGACCGGTTTACCGCCACCCACAGCGCCGGCACCGACGGGACGGCCTCGCTGGTAGAGCGGGCCTGGGATCTGCCGGCGCTGGCCCGGGAGTACGAGAAGTTCGTGGCCGAGCTGACCCCGGTGGTCGCGGAGGCGCCAGCCCGCGGCGACGACGAAGCTGCCTACCAGGCGCGGTTCCAGTTGGTCCACGCCTGGCGGACGTTCCTCTTCCGGGACCCGCAGCTGCCAGCGGCGCTGCTCCCCGCGCCGTGGCCCGGCGTGGCCGCGGCCAACTTCTTCGACAAGCACGCCGCCCGGCTGCGACCGGCAGCAGACCGGTTCGTCAACCACTGTCTCGCTTGA
- a CDS encoding enoyl-CoA hydratase-related protein, giving the protein MTDPLLISRDGAVATVTLNRPDSLNSLDVALKEELLAQLRAIAGDTTVRAVVLAGSGRAFCVGQDLREHVDILSRAEAPPLDTVREHYNPLAQQLATMPQPVVAAVRGMAAGAGAGLAFLADLRIGGPSTGFLMAFANVGLAADTGISWTLPRLVGHAKATELLLLAEPVSAAEAHRLGLLTRLVEDDDAVGPTAHELAARLAAGPSVAYAQLKRELAEATTLTEALAVEASAQATCGRTTDHRRATEAFVAKQRPTFEGR; this is encoded by the coding sequence GTGACCGACCCGCTGCTAATCTCCCGCGACGGCGCCGTCGCCACCGTCACCCTCAACCGACCGGATTCGCTGAACTCGCTCGATGTCGCGTTGAAGGAGGAGCTGCTGGCACAGCTGCGCGCGATCGCGGGCGACACCACGGTACGAGCGGTGGTGCTTGCCGGCAGCGGCCGGGCCTTCTGCGTCGGCCAGGACCTCCGCGAGCACGTCGACATCCTGAGCCGGGCGGAAGCACCGCCGCTGGACACCGTCCGTGAACACTACAACCCGCTGGCGCAGCAGCTCGCCACCATGCCACAGCCGGTGGTGGCGGCGGTCCGCGGCATGGCCGCCGGGGCCGGCGCCGGCCTAGCCTTCCTCGCCGATCTACGGATCGGCGGGCCGTCGACCGGCTTCCTGATGGCCTTCGCCAACGTCGGGCTCGCCGCCGACACCGGCATCTCGTGGACGCTGCCGCGGCTAGTCGGCCACGCCAAGGCCACCGAATTGTTGCTGCTGGCCGAACCGGTCTCGGCCGCCGAGGCACACCGGCTCGGCCTGCTCACCCGGCTGGTAGAGGACGACGACGCGGTCGGGCCGACGGCCCATGAGCTGGCGGCGCGGCTGGCGGCCGGGCCGAGCGTGGCCTACGCACAGCTCAAGCGGGAGCTGGCCGAGGCGACCACACTGACCGAGGCGCTGGCGGTCGAGGCGTCGGCGCAGGCCACCTGCGGACGTACCACAGATCACCGGCGGGCGACCGAGGCGTTCGTGGCCAAGCAGCGGCCTACCTTCGAGGGTCGCTGA
- a CDS encoding DNA-3-methyladenine glycosylase I has translation MTGPVVGADGRARCPWAAQAPDYRDYHDQEWGRPVRGDDALFERLTLEAFQSGLSWLTILRKRPAFRAAFADFRIEAVASFGPADVDRLLADARIVRNRAKVAAAITNARVAMTQPDGLSELLWSFAPPPRSRPASFAEVPAITAESTALAKELKRRGFRFVGPTTAYALMQATGMVDDHLADCHVPAARPPQPES, from the coding sequence ATGACCGGTCCGGTCGTGGGCGCCGACGGGCGGGCGCGCTGCCCGTGGGCGGCGCAAGCGCCGGACTATCGCGACTATCACGATCAGGAGTGGGGGCGGCCGGTCCGGGGTGACGACGCCCTCTTCGAACGGCTTACGTTGGAAGCGTTCCAGTCGGGACTCTCCTGGTTGACCATCCTGCGAAAGCGCCCGGCGTTCCGGGCCGCCTTCGCGGATTTCCGGATCGAGGCGGTGGCGAGTTTCGGCCCTGCCGACGTCGATCGGCTGTTGGCCGATGCCAGGATCGTCCGCAACCGGGCGAAGGTGGCGGCGGCGATAACCAACGCCAGGGTCGCCATGACCCAGCCAGATGGGCTCTCCGAGCTGCTGTGGTCGTTCGCGCCGCCGCCGCGGTCGCGGCCGGCCAGCTTCGCGGAGGTGCCGGCCATCACCGCGGAGTCGACGGCGTTGGCGAAGGAGCTGAAGCGGCGGGGCTTTCGGTTCGTCGGCCCCACCACCGCGTACGCGTTGATGCAGGCGACCGGAATGGTCGACGATCACCTGGCCGACTGCCACGTGCCGGCTGCCAGGCCGCCGCAGCCGGAGTCCTGA
- a CDS encoding SRPBCC family protein, translating into MSEPAEPGSLEVTATAIVNAPNVDVFDALRQWERQSDWIPFTTVRVVDGDGGEGSRIVAVTAVGPATLRDEMEVTRLDRPYEIVVLHTGRILRGPGVLRCTPLGKERTQVVWHEWFHLPGGALGKLAAPALWPSSKVGLTKALRRFARLVEQGKLP; encoded by the coding sequence GTGAGCGAGCCGGCCGAGCCGGGGTCGCTGGAGGTCACCGCCACCGCGATCGTCAACGCCCCGAACGTCGATGTCTTCGATGCGCTGCGGCAGTGGGAACGGCAGAGCGACTGGATCCCCTTCACTACCGTCCGGGTAGTCGACGGTGACGGCGGCGAAGGTAGTCGGATCGTGGCGGTGACCGCGGTCGGGCCGGCCACGCTGCGGGACGAGATGGAGGTCACCCGGCTGGACCGGCCGTACGAGATCGTGGTCCTGCACACCGGCCGGATCCTGCGGGGGCCCGGAGTGTTGCGCTGCACCCCGTTGGGCAAGGAGCGCACCCAGGTGGTGTGGCACGAGTGGTTTCATCTTCCCGGCGGGGCGCTGGGCAAGCTCGCCGCGCCGGCGTTGTGGCCAAGTTCGAAGGTCGGGCTCACCAAGGCGTTGCGCCGGTTCGCCCGGCTGGTTGAGCAGGGGAAGCTGCCATGA